The Pyrenophora tritici-repentis strain M4 chromosome 8, whole genome shotgun sequence genome contains a region encoding:
- a CDS encoding Pyr-redox-3 multi-domain protein — MDNEKALHESSTIGQKSPALDSKSAKTCSTGSNDGDEYGILSGFSTGKLNRCGTTSLPHVPAHRQKKVIIVGAGIAGIQQATVLLRTSVIKHDEMMIFDIQDGYGGVWNKNKYPGCACDVPAIIYSTSYFMNKRWTNFFATRPQIKQYYTDFAEQYQLQKCTKFQSFVRSCVWDNETFKWWLTVQNKITGETQQWLADFVCQCVGTLDRPKFGTTPGREKYRGISWHTAYWRHDIDLTGKKVAIIGCGPSAAQVIPEIVDRVENLAVYMRNPPTCVPRKDFKYSRLFRWACNWVPGFVYFVRQWMIFKIRSNRKVAMSDTKENLAMNAAAKQFLESEVKNRELQEMLMPNSKC; from the exons ATGGACAATGAAAAGGCTCTCCACGAAAGCTCCACCATAGGACAAAAATCTCCAGCCCTGGATTCCAAATCAGCTAAGACATGTTCCACTGGGAGCAATGACGGTGACGAATATGGAATTCTGTCTGGTTTCAGTACCGGCAAGCTTAACAGGTGCGGAACTACATCGCTACCCCATGTTCCAGCTCATCGGCAGAAAAAAGTTATTATTGTTGGTGCTGGGATTGCAGGTATTCAGCAAGCGACCGTCCTGCTTCGGACAAGTGTCATCAAACATGATGAGATGATGATTTTTGACATCCAAGATGGCTACGGTGGTGTCTGGAACAAAAACAAATATCCAGGCTGCGCTTGTGATGTTCCTGCGATTATTTATTCCACGTCCTATTTTATGAATAAAA GATGGACAAACTTCTTTGCTACGAGACCGCAGATTAAGCAGTACTATACGGATTTTGCAGAACAATACCAGCTGCAGAAATGCACAAAGTTCCAGAGTTTTGTGCGGTCATGCGTTTGGGACAATGAGACTTTCAAATGGTGGCTTACCGTCCAGAACAAAATAACCGGTGAAACACAGCAGTGGTTAGCAGACTTTGTGTGCCAATGTGTTGGGACCCTGGACAGACCTAAATTCGGGACAACACCTGGCCGTGAAAAATACAGGGGCATATCTTGGCATACTGCCTATTGGCGGCATGACATTGACCTCACGGGAAAGAAAGTCGCCATTATTGGATGTGGACCTAGCGCTGCTCAAGTCATCCCAGAGATTGTGGACAGAGTAGAAAATCTCGCTGTCTATATGCGCAATCCCCCTACCTGTGTGCCCCGTAAAGACTTTAAGTATTCTAG ATTGTTCCGCTGGGCTTGTAATTGGGTTCCGGGCTTCGTATATTTTGTCCGCCAGTGGATGATTTTTAAGATTCGGTCAAATAGGAAGGTAGCCATGAGCGATACTAAAGAGAACTTAGCGATGAATGCAGCTGCTAAGCAATTCCTCGAGAGCGAAGTAAAAAATCGAGAGTTGCAAGAGATGCTGATGCCCAATTCTAAATGTTAG